The following proteins are co-located in the Dyadobacter chenwenxiniae genome:
- a CDS encoding lipoprotein N-acyltransferase Lnb domain-containing protein, producing the protein MRISIFRLIAFVAVFLLTKTFANAQFATLSPEAKVSLVTFGPGDELYSGFGHSVLWIYDPVLRIDNAYSYGTFSFDQGNFYINFMRGYLPYSISVHPLGPQLDYYRAENRSISEQVLNLSIPQKQKLFNYLETNYLPQNRVYSYKFFYDNCASRLAVALKEACGDSLIYKGYTHEKLSFRQWIDRYAFKQNPWADFGMDLALGTPADEIATPEQATFLPDNLAIAFTDARMKTASGLTPLVKSTNEYFKAEPRNYSGIFAPMNVFWALAVLTLGITYWQIKKEKLNFLLDKILFSIVGLAGWLLTLLWFATEHHDTKWNYDILWAFPLWMPLIFQISRKKKPSWFSFLLIFYGFLLLCATGNLLKHNYVVIPIILILVIRVYYMNNSLSKIPQKG; encoded by the coding sequence CCCGAAGCAAAGGTTAGTCTGGTTACATTCGGGCCGGGCGATGAATTATACTCAGGTTTTGGACATAGCGTGCTTTGGATTTACGACCCGGTGCTCCGCATTGATAATGCTTACAGTTACGGAACATTCAGTTTTGACCAGGGCAATTTTTATATCAATTTCATGCGCGGTTACTTGCCATACAGCATTTCGGTTCATCCGCTCGGACCCCAGCTGGACTATTACCGCGCCGAAAACCGATCTATTTCTGAGCAAGTGCTTAACCTCAGCATTCCGCAAAAACAAAAGCTCTTCAATTATCTGGAAACCAATTACCTGCCTCAAAACAGGGTTTATTCCTACAAATTTTTCTACGATAACTGTGCGAGCAGACTGGCCGTTGCATTAAAAGAAGCCTGCGGCGACAGTTTAATTTACAAAGGTTATACGCACGAAAAGCTGAGTTTCAGACAATGGATCGATCGTTATGCATTCAAGCAAAATCCTTGGGCGGACTTTGGCATGGACCTTGCCCTAGGAACGCCCGCAGACGAGATTGCCACGCCCGAACAAGCCACTTTTTTGCCTGATAACCTGGCCATTGCATTCACCGACGCAAGAATGAAGACTGCTTCGGGCCTGACGCCGCTGGTGAAGTCTACAAATGAATATTTCAAAGCCGAGCCCCGAAATTACAGCGGTATTTTTGCGCCAATGAATGTCTTCTGGGCACTTGCGGTGTTAACATTAGGCATCACTTACTGGCAGATCAAAAAGGAGAAGTTGAATTTTCTTTTAGACAAAATACTTTTCTCAATTGTAGGTCTTGCTGGCTGGTTGCTAACCTTACTATGGTTTGCCACCGAGCATCATGATACCAAATGGAATTATGATATTTTGTGGGCGTTTCCGCTGTGGATGCCGCTGATTTTCCAGATTTCGAGAAAGAAGAAACCATCCTGGTTCTCGTTCTTGTTGATATTTTACGGATTTCTCTTACTTTGCGCAACAGGTAATTTGTTAAAACATAATTATGTCGTAATTCCGATTATATTAATACTGGTCATCCGGGTTTACTACATGAATAATTCACTCTCTAAAATTCCCCAGAAAGGATAG
- a CDS encoding inositol monophosphatase family protein yields MNLEQLTQQTIEIVRQASSFIQQEAALFSRDKIEYKDLNNLVSYVDKEAEKLLVAGLNALLPEASFITEEGTTGQEPDPTALNWIIDPLDGTTNFIHGIPVYCVSVGLARGKELLVGVIHEPSLNEMFYAWQGGGAWCNGKPMKVSNVESLADSLIATGFPYYKFEKQKRYMYILELLMQKTHGIRRMGAAAVDLAYVAAGRFDGFYEYNLNSWDMAAGVLMIKEGGGTVTDFNGGDNYLFGGDIIAAAGGHKELVEVIRENF; encoded by the coding sequence ATGAATCTCGAACAGCTTACACAACAAACCATAGAAATCGTAAGACAAGCGTCTTCCTTTATCCAGCAGGAAGCAGCCTTGTTTTCGCGGGATAAAATCGAATACAAAGACCTGAACAACCTGGTTTCCTACGTCGATAAGGAAGCGGAAAAATTGCTTGTGGCAGGCTTGAATGCATTGCTTCCCGAAGCAAGTTTCATTACCGAAGAAGGCACCACCGGCCAGGAACCCGACCCGACCGCATTAAACTGGATCATTGATCCGCTGGATGGAACAACCAATTTTATTCACGGCATTCCTGTCTATTGCGTCAGCGTAGGATTGGCGCGAGGAAAGGAATTGCTCGTAGGCGTAATCCACGAACCCAGCCTGAACGAAATGTTCTATGCATGGCAAGGCGGCGGCGCGTGGTGTAATGGCAAGCCCATGAAGGTTTCCAATGTAGAATCGCTGGCCGACAGTCTGATCGCCACAGGTTTCCCCTACTATAAATTCGAAAAGCAGAAGCGCTATATGTACATTCTGGAATTGCTGATGCAAAAAACGCACGGGATCCGGAGAATGGGAGCAGCAGCAGTGGATCTTGCCTACGTTGCCGCCGGCCGTTTTGACGGTTTTTATGAATACAACCTCAATTCCTGGGACATGGCGGCAGGTGTACTAATGATCAAAGAAGGCGGCGGAACCGTAACCGACTTCAACGGAGGCGACAATTACCTCTTCGGAGGCGACATTATAGCCGCCGCAGGAGGCCACAAAGAGCTGGTCGAAGTAATCCGGGAAAATTTTTAA